The stretch of DNA tattatcgaggattatggtggaagagggcaccgcacacggctaagagatcaatgatcaattattgtgtctatggggtgccccctgcccccgtatataaaggagcaagggggaggcggccggcctaggaggagggcgcgccaaggggggagtcctactcccaccgggagtaggactcctccttcccttgttggagtaggagagaaggaaagagggggagaggaacaaggaaaagggggctgcaccccttgtccaattcggaccagagggggggcgcgcgcctccttccttttggcctctctcctctattcccgtatggcccaataaggcccatatactccccgtcgaattcccgtaactctctggtactccaaaaaatacccgaatcactcggaacctttccgatgtccgaatatagtcgtccaatatatcgatctttacgtctcgaccatttcgagactcctcgtcatgtcctcgatctcatccgggactccgaactccttcgtaCATCacaactcataaactcataatatagctgtcattgaaaccttaagcgtgcggaccctacgggttcgagaacaatgtagacatgaccgagacacgtctccgatcaataaccaatagcggaacatggatgctcatattggctcccacatattttatgaagatctttatcggtcaaaccgcataacaacatacgttgttccctttgtcatcggtatgttacttgcccgagattcgatcgtcggtatctcaatacctagttcaatctcattaccggcaagtctctttactcgttccgtaatacatcatctcgcaactaactcattagttgcaatgcttgcaaggctttaggtgatgtgcattaccgagagggcccagagacacctctccaacaatcggagtgacaaatcctaatctcaaaatacgccagcccaacaagtaccttcggagacacctgtagagcacctttataatcacccagttacgttgtgacgtttggtagcacacaaagtgttcctctggtaaacgggagttgcataatctcatagtcataggaacatgtataagtcatgaagaaagcaatagcaacaaactaaacgatcaagtgctaagctaacggaatgggtcaagccaatcacatcattctcctaatgatgtgatcccgttaatcaaatgacaactcatgtctatggttaggaaacataaccatctttgattcaacgagctagtcaggtagaggcatactagtgacactctgtttgtctatgtattcacacatgtattatgtttccggttaatacaattctagcatgaataataaacatttatcatgatataaggaaataaataataactttattattgcctctagggcatatttccttcagtctcccacttgcactagagtcaataatctagttcacattaccatgtgatttaataccaatagttcacatcaccatgtgattaacacccatagttcacatcgacatgtgaccaacacccaaagggtttactagagtcaataatctagttcacatcgctatgtgattaacacccaaagagtactaaggtgtgatcatgttttgcttgtgagagaagtttagtcaacgggtctgccacattcagatccgtacatatttttgcaaatttctatgtcaacaatgctctgcacggagctactctaactaattgctcccactttcaatatgtatccagattgagacttagagtcatctggatcagtgtcaaaacttgtatcgacgtaaccctttacgacgaacattttgtcacctccataatcgagaaacatatccttattccactaaggataattttgaccaatgtccagtgatctactcctagatcactattgtactcccttgcgatctactcctagatcactattgtactcccttgccaaactcaaggcatggtatacaataggtctggtacacagcatgacatactttatagaacctatggctaaggcatagggaatgactttcattctctctctatcttctgccgtggtcgggttttgagtcttactcaacttcacaccttgtaacacaggcaaaaACTCCTtgtttgactgttccattttgaactacttcaaaatcttgtcaaggtatgtactcattgaaaaacttatcaagcatcttgatctatctctatagatcttgatgctcaatatgtaagcagcttcaccgaggtctttctttggaaaactcctttcaaacattcctttatgctttgcagaataattctacattatttccgatcaacaatatgtcattcacatatacttatcagaaatgctgtattgctcccactcactttcttgtaaatacaggcttcaccgcaagtctgtataaaactatatcctttgatcaacttatcaaagcgtatattccgactctgagatgcttgcactagtccatagatggatcgctggagcttgcatattttgttagcaccttttaggattgacaaaaccttctggttgcatcatatacaactcttctttaataaatccattaaggaatgcagttttgtttatccatttgccagatttcataaaatgcgacaatagctaacatgattcggacagacttaagcataaatacgagtgagaaactctcatcgtagtcaacaccttgaacttgtcgaaaaccttttgcgacaattctagctttgtagatagtaacactagtatcagcgtccgtcttcctcttgaagatccatttattttctatggcttgccgatcatcgagcaagtcaaccaaagtccacactttgttctcatacatggatctcatctcagatttcatggcctcaagccatttcgcggaatctgggctcatcatcgcttcctcatagttcgtaggttcgtcatggtcaagtaacatgacctccagaacaggattaccgtaccactttggtgcggatctcaatctggtttacctacgaggttcgatagtaacttgatctgaagttacatgatcatcatcattagcttcctcactaattggtgtaggagtcacaggaacagatttctgtgatgaactactttccaatgagggagcaggtacagttacctcatcaagttctactttcctcccactcacttctttcgagagaaactccttctctagaaaaactccgaatttagcaacggaagtcttgccttcggatttgtgatagaaggtgtacccaacagtctcctttgggtatcctatgaagacatatttcttcgatttgggtttgagcttattaggatgaaactttttcatataagcatcacaaccccaaactttatgaaatgacaactttggtttcttgccaaaccacagttcagattgtgtcgtctcaacggacttagatggtgccctatttaacgtgaatgcagctgtctctaatgcataaccccaaaacgatagtggtagatcggtaagagacatcatagatcgcaccatatctaataaagtacggttatgacattcggacacaccattatgctgtggtgttccaggtggcatgagtttgtgaaactattccacattgttttaattgaagaccaaactcgtaactcaaatattttacttctacgatcatatcgtagaaactttcattttgttacgatgattctccacttcactctgaaattctttgaacttttcaaatgtttcagacctttgtttcatcaagtagatatactcatatctgctaaaatcatctgtgaagatcagaaaataatgatacctatcgcgagcctcaatattcatcggaccacatacatcagtatgtatgatttccaacaaatctgttgctcgctccattgttccaaagaacagagtcttagtcatcttgcccatgaggcatggttcgcaagcatcaactgattcataatcaagtgattccaaaagcccatcagcatggagtttcttcatgcgctttacaccaatatgacctaaacggcagtgctacaaataagttgcactatcattattaactttgcatcttttggtttcaatattatgattatgtgtatcactacgatcgagatccaacgaactattttcattgggtgtgtaaccatataaggttttattcatgtaaacagaacaacaatttattctcttacttaaatgaataactgtattacaataaacatgatcaaatcatattcatgctcaacgtaaacaccaaataacacttatttaggttcaacactaatcccgaatttatagggagtgtgcgatgatgatcatatcaatcttggaaccacttccaatacacatcgtcacttcacccttaactagtctgtttattctgcaactcccgtttcgagttactaatcttagcaactgaactagtatcaaatactgaggggttgctataaacactagtaaagtacacatcaataacatgtatatcaaatatactttgttcactttgccatccttcttatccgccaatacttggggcagttccgcttccagtgaccagtccctttgcagtagaagcacttagtctcaggcttaggatcagacttgggcttcttcacttaagcagcaacttgcttgctattctttttgaagttccccttcttccctctgcccttttcttgaaactagtggtcttgtctaccatcaacacttgatgctctttcttgatttctaccttcatcgatttcatcatcatgaaaagctcgggaatcgttttcatcatcccttgcatactatagttcttcacgaagttctactaacttggtgatggtgactagagaattctgtcaatcactattttatctggaagattaactcccacttgattcaagcgattgtagtacccagacaatctgaacacatgctcactgcttgagctattctcctccatcttttagctatagaacttgttggagacttcatatctctcaactcgggtatttgcttgaaatattaacttcaactcctggaacatccatatgatccatgacgttcaaaacgtctttgaagtcccgattctaagctgttaagcatggtgcactaaactatcaagtagtcatcatattgagctagccaaacgttcatgacgtctgcatctgctcctgcaatagttctgtcacctagcggtgcattaaggacataattcttctgtgcagcaatgaggataaacctcagatcatggatccaatctgcatcattgctactaacatcttccaacttagttttctctaggaacatatcaaaaataaaagaGGGGAGCTAAAcacaagctattgatctacaacatagatatgctaatactaccaggactaagttcatgatagatttaagttcaattaatcttattacttaagaactcccacttagaaagacatctctctaatcttctaagtgatcacgtgatccaaatcaactaaaccataatcgatcatcacgtgaaatggagtagttttcaatggtgaacatcactatgttgatcatatctactatatgattcacgctcgacctttcggtctcagtgttccaaggctatatccgcatatgctaggctcgtcaagtttaacctgagtattctgcgtgtgcaaaactggcttgcacccgttgtaaatggacgtagagcttatcacaccatcttgtgcctttgatctccatctccaaagtatccgtcatgatctccatcgtcaccggcatgacaccatgatctccatcatcttgatctatatcatgtgtcgtcacatggtcgtctcgccaactattgctcttgcaactattgctatcgcatagcgataaagtaaagcaattatttggcgcttgcatcttatgcaataaagagacaaccataaggctttgccagttgccgataacttcaacaaaacatgatcatctcatacaacaacttatatctcatcacgtcttgaccatatcacatcacaacatgccctgcaaaaacaagttagacgtcctctactttgttgttgcaagttttacgtggctgctacgggcttgcAAGAACcgtcttacctacgcatcaaaaccacaacgatagtttgtcaagttaagTGCTGTTTTTAACCTTcgaaggaccgggcgtagccacacttgttcaactaaagttggagaaactgacacccgccagccacctgtgtgcaagaccacttcggtagaaccagtctcgcgtaagcgtacacgcgTAAATGTCGGTCCGATCCCGTTTTCATCCTCCAAACACACACGCAACCAAAGAAGTCCTGTGACTATGCTTAAGCGTATGCTTATACATTCGGGCCACAACTCACTCCCATCACGTGTCGTTCTACTCGCTTGCCATAACATCAATGCATAGAACCAATAGCTTCTTGATACCACTGTTGAGTGGAACAGTAGTAATGTTGCTAAAAAATTTAAACCTCTCCTCACACGCGAAGATCCAATGTTGCATCGTTCATTAGCAACAATATAGAGAGAGAGCTGTGTGTTTCTAGCTGTCGTTCGATAGACCGAAAGCGGAGCAGGCTTGCACAACTGCGGTTTGAGTTGTAGTCGGTACGCTCTTCAACTGCCGGCCCCCCGGCTCGACCGAATCAGCACCGAAACGGTACGGCACCTCCCTCGATAGATTGTCCCTAGCACACGTTTTACTCGTACGGTCGATGACGATCACGAACTCCATCAGCAGTCAATGTCGGGGCAGAGTCTGTCACGCGCACCGACGGAGAACAACCCGTGCTGTACTGTTCTCTCGAGTGTCTACCGCTCGCAAGCCCCGGTCTTGATCGCTTCTACAGGCATCGCTACGATAagtcgaggattatggtggaataAGGAGTGCTGCGCACCGGCACATCAGCTACGGAAGTATCGACATCAATGATGGCTATGGTGGAAGGGGGGCACCACACAAGAGAGAACAGATCaatgtgtctatggggtgccccctgccccgtatataaaggagcaagggaaggggccggcctaggaggagggcgcgccaaggggggagtcctactcccaccgggagtaggactcctccttcccttgttggagtaggagagaaggaaagagggggagaggaacaaggaaaaggggctgcaccccttgtccaattcggaccagaggggggggcgcctccttccttttggcctctctcctctattcccgtatggcccaataaggcccatatactccccggcgaattcccgtaactctccggtactccgaaaaatacccgaatcactcggaacctttccgatgtccgaatatagtcgtccaatatatcgatctttacgtctcgaccatttcgagactcctcgtcatgtccccgatctcatccgggactccgaactccttcggtacatcaaaacatcataaactcataatataactgtcatcgaaaccttaagcgtgcggaccctacgggttcgagaacaatgtagacatgaccgagacacgtctccggtcaataaccaatagcggaacctggatgctcatattggctcccacatattctacgaagatctttatcaggtcagaccgcataacaacatacgttgttccctttgtcatcggtatgttacttgcccgagattcgatcgtcggtatctcggagacacctgtagagcgcctttataatcacccagttacgttgtgacgtttggtagcacacaaagtgttcctctggtaaacgggagttgcataatctcatagtcataggaacatgtataagtcatgaagaaagcaatagcaacaaactaaacgatcaagtgctaagctaacggaatgggtcaagtcaatcacatcattctcctaatgatgtgatcccgttaatcaaatgacaactcatgtctatggttaggaaacataaccatctttgattcaacgagctagtcaggtagaggcatactagtgacactctgtttgtctatgtattcacacatgtattatgtttctagttaatacaattctagcatgaataataaacatttatcatgatataaggaaataaataataactttattattgcctctagggcatatttccttcaattcccccctttatcttcctttgagggctccgggcagggtgctagctcgagcatcttttccagtaccggattctccaaaccctcaggaaggggggccgaacaccgaatcatcttcgcctttgttagccagtcctggtcaaagagcgacttctcagaatgacgtcatggtaaataaaagacggtgtgttcggctaaaggattacttacttggtcggcggtacggttgctcctcaggcccacgtcctcggtagtatccggagaCTCTATTTCGGGTCCGaggaatgatttgtacatctcctcgtgcgtcaggccgaggaaattctgaatagtacgcggcccttctgggttgaactcccacatgcggaggggccaacgtttgcaaggctggactcgatgaaccagcaggacttgtgccaccataaccagactgaaatctccttcgaagagatcgcgaatgcggctctgcagtataggcacgtccttggctggaccccagctcagtcctctgctaatccatgacatcagttgtggtggagggcccgagcggaaagcaggggcagccactcacttggcacttctgaaagctgtgatgtaaaaccactcctgttgccataatccggacacctctataaaggaacctttgggccacggagctcctgctatcttgcttattaatgcgcctccgcacgctgcatactgcccctcgaccatcttcagcttcacgtcaaaggtcttgagccacaggccgaagtgaggggtaatgcggaggaaggcctcacacacgataatgaatgtcgagatgtggagaaaggagtccggggctagatcgtggaaatctagcccgtaatagaacatcaaacccctaacaaagggatccagggtgaggcctagacctcgaaggaagtgggagatgaacacaacgttctcgttgggttcaggagtagggacgacctgccctcgggaaggtagccgatgcgaaacctcggcggtcaggtatctggcctccctcaacttcttgatatcctcttccgtaacggaggagggcatccaccggccttgaaggctagatccggacatgattgaaggtccgaagcacctgacatgggctttgggtgttagaactcgaggtgggggaaggattcgattgagcacgggagggaaaaaagtaaaggcattgcccctttataaagagggtgaatatcaagcgtcctctccgtagccgtttgggacttgcctataatctaggggtcctagacacggttgggttacccacgaccgtattaaTGAGAAGCCCGTAAttagggggacacgatctctgctttgacaagacgtgtcaaaaaactgcctcgcgttatgtgcggggctagttaaaggaaacggttcgaataatcaccgggccgtgacgtaatgtcgtgttgccaaaacaagtcagcaaattggatttgtggaaatattattctctatacggtggtatgtggaacttattttgcagggttggacacaatccttatattcaaattcttccgtggtatattcggaggaggaacccgccttgcaatgccgaagacaatactgcgtgccggactcatcgtcattgaaagcctggttcaggggctactgtgggagtcctggattagggggtgtccggatagccggactatatccattggccggactgttagactatgaagatacaggattgaagacttcgtctcgtgtccggatgggactctacttggcgtgaaaggcaagctaggcaatacggatatgtgtatctcctcctttgtaaccaaccttgtgtaaccctaacctctccggtgtctatataaaccggagggttttagtctgtaggacaacatacaatcataccataggctagcttctagggtttagcctctctaatctcgtggtagatctactcttgtactacccatatcatcaatattaatcaagcaggacgtagggttttacctccatcaagagagcccgaacctgggtaaaacattgtgtctcctgcctcctgttaccatccgccttagacgcacagtttgggaccccctacccgagatccgccggttttgacaccgacacccgccaTGTCGAAGACGGCCGAAAATCGCCGGAGGTGAGCTTGGATGGTGGAGGGGAGTGAAACGAAGTGGCTAGGGTTTGATCCGATGGGCGAATGGGAAGAAATATAAGTGGGTCGGATAAGCCAGCATGGGCCGGATCCGACGTGGCGGTGTGCCCCCATATCCGCCCTATATTTGGGTTGGATATGTGGGGTGTCGGTCAGTCCGAGCGTTTGAGGCGTCCGGCTGGATCAAAATTTCATGACCGGTCAGGGCCCGGGCAGTCTGCCCGGATGGTTGTGAAGGGTTTGAGGTGCCCGGCTGCAGATGCTCTAAAAATCTTGTTTgatgacaaataaaaatatattttttggATAAGATGTTTATAAGAACTACGAAAAGTAGTCAGCGGACTTCCTCTAAACTATACAGACATCCTACAAGATGAATTTTGAAATTTACGAAAATGTTCTACACGAGCTATCGGAAATGTTTTAATTGGGTACAACCAAAGATGTGTTGGTTGATTCAATTGAGTAGGTTGAAAATGGTTGTATGAACACTTAATAATTTGGGTAATAAACATGGTTTGAAAGGAAAGAATGACCAAAACAACTTGGAAAAACCTTCCTCCCCTCAATCTTCGCCGGCGAGACATGGATTCATCTCCCCTCCGCCCACCGCTCCGGTGGCCGATGGCCGGTGGCGGGAAAGAGAATCCTGGTGTCTTGACTCCCGCTAATAGATAGGTAGGATTTTAGTCCTCGTAGGGGCGGCGCTCCTTCTTCAAGTCTGTCTTCTGGACTCCAATCTTCCTCAAATTTGTCCATTGGGATGGATTAGACGGCGCTCCGACGTAGATTCATACCAGCTCCTTGGGGCGGTGAGGTTAAGGTTTCTCGCTGTGCGTACGCAACGGCGACATTGGTGTCAGGTTTTTCAGATTGATTCAAGGATTCAACGGCGACCACTATGGCTCCAGTGGGTTGGTCCTTAGGGGCACGTGCACGAAGACTTTCCTCGACAAGGTCGGGGCCGGCTCCGGTACGGGAGCGGCGACAACGGCTGCTCGTTCTGACGGCGACAATGGTCGTTTGATGATCCATGGAtctcaatgtaatttttattatgtttgaggAATTTGTAGTTCTGCTGAATTTTTATAATAGATCTTATCCTTTccggaaaaaaagaaaaaaaagtcGTTCCTGTGCAATTTGGTACtaaaagagaagaagaagaaaacataGTCTTTTTCTGTGTGTTTTACAGTATATTAGAGGAAAAAAACACTTGCTACCTGTGCAGTGACAGAATCACAAAAAATACAGCTCTCTGCGCACTCGTCCATTCGGCGACTAGTCGACGCAGCTGACGCCACCACGCGGCGGCGGCGCTTGTTCCCATCGCCGCCACCGGCATGGCCGAGGGCACCGACACGGTGCGCGCGCCCGGCGACGCGGAGGAGATGGAGAAGGGAGAGATCGCAGGCGCCGCCGCCGGTGCCGACGGCGACTCCGCCGCGCCCCAGCCGGTGGAGCCCACCTGGGCTTTCTGGATCGGCAACGGCAACCCGCAGGAGGAGTCCGCCGGCCGGGGGAACACCGTCCACACCTTCTCCACCGTCGACGACTTCTTGAGGTCTTTTCTTCCCCCACCCTCACCTCCTCCCAAACCCTCGTTAGTCCCCAATCTGTTGGTTCCTTGTCAATGATGTATGATGACTGTAAATTTAGATTTAGATGCCCTGCGAGCAGCTCGCCTTAATCCAACACAAGACTGCTGATCTGATGCTCGAGTCTAGGACTAAAATGCTCTCTGGCTCTAGTTTGTGACCAGATTTCAGCCTcccgcaaacagggatgtctgaaAATCGACCAGTTATTTTAATTAAGCTGAACTGAGTACTGTCCATTGACTGACTCCCTGGGTTATCTTCTACCAGATGATAATGTCTGTCATTACTCACAGTGCGGTTTGTTTCAGGGTAAAAATTTCTGCTTCAGAAATCTGGTTATGTTTGCTTTAATAATTTGTTCCATTCTTTACTGTATTTCCACCTTTTGCGTTTACTTCATATATCCCTTTGGCTAACGATTGAGTTGGGTGGTCTTTCAGCCTTTACAATAATATCCTCCACCCTAGTAAATTGGGTGTGGGAGCTGACCTCCATTGCTTCAAGAATAAGATTGAGCCGAAATGCCAAGGCCCCATATGTGCTAATGGAGGTGCATGGACCATCAGTTGTGGCGAAGGGAAATCGCAGCCATTGTGGTTGGATACAGTAAGCATCTTTCGCATCATTCGTTTTATA from Triticum urartu cultivar G1812 chromosome 3, Tu2.1, whole genome shotgun sequence encodes:
- the LOC125542419 gene encoding eukaryotic translation initiation factor 4E-1-like, whose translation is MAEGTDTVRAPGDAEEMEKGEIAGAAAGADGDSAAPQPVEPTWAFWIGNGNPQEESAGRGNTVHTFSTVDDFLSLYNNILHPSKLGVGADLHCFKNKIEPKCQGPICANGGAWTISCGEGKSQPLWLDTLLALIGGQFEYGNEICGAVLSVCGKQETIAIWIKDATNEAAQVKVL